In the genome of Lacerta agilis isolate rLacAgi1 chromosome 2, rLacAgi1.pri, whole genome shotgun sequence, one region contains:
- the PPP2CA gene encoding serine/threonine-protein phosphatase 2A catalytic subunit alpha isoform isoform X2 encodes MELFRIGGKSPDTNYLFMGDYVDRGYYSVETVTLLVALKVRYRERITILRGNHESRQITQVYGFYDECLRKYGNANVWKYFTDLFDYLPLTALVDGQIFCLHGGLSPSIDTLDHIRALDRLQEVPHEGPMCDLLWSDPDDRGGWGISPRGAGYTFGQDISETFNHANGLTLVSRAHQLVMEGYNWCHDRNVVTIFSAPNYCYRCGNQAAIMELDDTLKYSFLQFDPAPRRGEPHVTRRTPDYFL; translated from the exons ATGGAACTTTTCAGAATTGGAGGAAAATCACCAGACACAAATTACTTATTTATGGGGGATTATGTTGACAGGGGATATTACTCTGTTGAAACCGTAACACTTCTGGTAGCTCTCAAg GTCCGTTATCGTGAACGCATCACTATTCTTCGAGGGAACCATGAAAGCAGACAGATCACACAAGTATATGGCTTCTATGATGAATGTTTAAGGAAATATGGAAATGCAAATGTCTGGAAATACTTCACAGACCTTTTTGACTATCTTCCTCTAACTGCCTTGGTGGACGGACAG ATTTTCTGTCTACATGGAGGTCTTTCCCCATCTATAGATACACTGGATCACATCAGAGCACTTGATCGTCTGCAAGAAGTTCCACATGAG GGTCCAATGTGTGATTTGCTGTGGTCAGACCCAGATGATCGTGGCGGTTGGGGCATTTCTCCTCGAGGTGCTGGTTATACTTTTGGACAAGATATTTCAGAAACCTTCAACCATGCTAATGGCCTTACACTGGTCTCAAGAGCTCATCAGTTGGTAATGGAG gGTTACAATTGGTGTCATGATCGGAATGTAGTAACCATTTTCAGTGCTCCAAATTATTGCTACCGGTGTGGTAACCAAGCTGCAATCATGGAACTTGATGATACTCTAAAATATTCATT tttgcaGTTTGATCCAGCGCCACGCAGAGGTGAACCACATGTTACTCGTCGCACCCCAGACTACTTCCTGTAA
- the PPP2CA gene encoding serine/threonine-protein phosphatase 2A catalytic subunit alpha isoform isoform X1: MEEKVFTKELDQWVEQLNECKQLSEGQVKSLCEKAKEILTKESNVQEVRCPVTVCGDVHGQFHDLMELFRIGGKSPDTNYLFMGDYVDRGYYSVETVTLLVALKVRYRERITILRGNHESRQITQVYGFYDECLRKYGNANVWKYFTDLFDYLPLTALVDGQIFCLHGGLSPSIDTLDHIRALDRLQEVPHEGPMCDLLWSDPDDRGGWGISPRGAGYTFGQDISETFNHANGLTLVSRAHQLVMEGYNWCHDRNVVTIFSAPNYCYRCGNQAAIMELDDTLKYSFLQFDPAPRRGEPHVTRRTPDYFL; this comes from the exons ATGGAGGAGAAGGTCTTCACCAAGGAGCTCGACCAGTGGGTGGAGCAGCTGAACGAGTGCAAGCAGCTCTCCGAGGGCCAGGTGAAGAGCCTCTGCGAGAAG gCTAAAGAAATCTTGACAAAAGAATCAAATGTGCAAGAAGTACGGTGTCCAGTCACAGTTTGTGGAGATGTCCATGGACAATTTCATGATCTCATGGAACTTTTCAGAATTGGAGGAAAATCACCAGACACAAATTACTTATTTATGGGGGATTATGTTGACAGGGGATATTACTCTGTTGAAACCGTAACACTTCTGGTAGCTCTCAAg GTCCGTTATCGTGAACGCATCACTATTCTTCGAGGGAACCATGAAAGCAGACAGATCACACAAGTATATGGCTTCTATGATGAATGTTTAAGGAAATATGGAAATGCAAATGTCTGGAAATACTTCACAGACCTTTTTGACTATCTTCCTCTAACTGCCTTGGTGGACGGACAG ATTTTCTGTCTACATGGAGGTCTTTCCCCATCTATAGATACACTGGATCACATCAGAGCACTTGATCGTCTGCAAGAAGTTCCACATGAG GGTCCAATGTGTGATTTGCTGTGGTCAGACCCAGATGATCGTGGCGGTTGGGGCATTTCTCCTCGAGGTGCTGGTTATACTTTTGGACAAGATATTTCAGAAACCTTCAACCATGCTAATGGCCTTACACTGGTCTCAAGAGCTCATCAGTTGGTAATGGAG gGTTACAATTGGTGTCATGATCGGAATGTAGTAACCATTTTCAGTGCTCCAAATTATTGCTACCGGTGTGGTAACCAAGCTGCAATCATGGAACTTGATGATACTCTAAAATATTCATT tttgcaGTTTGATCCAGCGCCACGCAGAGGTGAACCACATGTTACTCGTCGCACCCCAGACTACTTCCTGTAA